The following proteins come from a genomic window of Hymenobacter sp. DG25B:
- a CDS encoding class I mannose-6-phosphate isomerase, with protein sequence MKKSNYDKYPEISIEGHTCVAGWEAIAETIASRMAEKPLARAVVVVECYHGVYSQEILAQFAAVLQPVLTLDAHATLKSEKQINELVREFVTDDPVFGYMAPLPLLGFFDPQKQQAAQAEMEQAAPGVILIVGTGASFLTSAPDLLVYADMPRWEIQLRFRRAEVGSLGVPNRQESFAYLYKRAFFVDWRVCDRHKKTLMDQWDYVLDTTVPATPKLITGAALQDALRQTVARPFRVVPFFDPGPWGGQWLKDVCDLDRTEHNFAWGFDCVPEENSLLYRFGEHAVELPALDLVFSHPRELLGEEVFEAFGDEFPIRFDFLDTMEGGNLSLQVHPLTEYMREKFGMPYTQDESYYMLDARDDAFVYLGLKEDVVPERMMQELEAAQTQGQHFEAEDHVEKWPIKKHDHVLIPAGTVHCSGANSVVLEISATPYIFTFKLWDWNRMGLDGKPRPISLEHGKQVIQWDRTTEWTRNNIINQVQPVAAGDGWREERTGLDENSFIETRRHWFTKTVPHDTQGVVNVLNLVEGAEAIVESPTQAFAPFVVHYAETFIVPAVVGAYSIRPYGAGLGQECATLKASVRTPLHFNAKYSILNN encoded by the coding sequence TTGAAAAAATCGAACTACGATAAGTATCCTGAGATAAGCATAGAAGGTCATACCTGCGTGGCTGGCTGGGAAGCCATTGCCGAAACTATTGCGTCCCGCATGGCTGAAAAACCCCTGGCGCGGGCCGTAGTAGTGGTCGAGTGCTACCATGGTGTTTATTCCCAGGAGATACTAGCGCAATTCGCCGCGGTACTCCAGCCCGTGCTCACCCTCGATGCCCACGCCACACTCAAATCGGAAAAGCAGATAAACGAGCTGGTCAGGGAATTCGTGACCGACGACCCGGTTTTCGGGTATATGGCGCCGCTGCCATTGCTGGGGTTTTTCGACCCGCAAAAGCAGCAGGCGGCCCAGGCGGAGATGGAGCAGGCCGCACCAGGAGTGATTCTGATTGTTGGTACCGGAGCCAGCTTTCTGACTTCCGCGCCCGACCTGCTCGTGTACGCCGACATGCCGCGCTGGGAGATTCAGCTCCGCTTCCGCCGTGCGGAGGTGGGCAGCCTGGGCGTGCCCAACCGCCAGGAAAGCTTTGCTTACCTCTACAAGCGGGCCTTTTTCGTGGACTGGCGGGTGTGTGACCGGCACAAAAAGACTCTAATGGACCAGTGGGACTATGTGCTGGACACTACTGTGCCCGCAACTCCCAAGCTCATCACTGGTGCCGCCCTGCAGGATGCCTTGCGACAGACCGTCGCCCGGCCCTTCCGGGTAGTGCCCTTCTTCGACCCCGGCCCCTGGGGCGGGCAGTGGCTCAAAGACGTCTGCGACCTGGACCGTACCGAGCATAACTTCGCCTGGGGGTTCGACTGCGTGCCGGAGGAAAACAGCCTGCTTTACCGCTTCGGGGAACACGCCGTGGAGCTACCCGCTCTCGACCTTGTGTTTTCCCACCCCCGGGAGCTGCTGGGCGAAGAGGTGTTCGAGGCCTTCGGGGATGAGTTTCCCATTCGCTTCGACTTCCTGGATACCATGGAGGGCGGCAACCTCAGCCTGCAGGTGCACCCGCTCACAGAGTACATGCGGGAGAAGTTTGGCATGCCCTACACTCAGGATGAGAGCTACTACATGCTCGACGCCAGGGACGACGCCTTCGTATACCTGGGCCTGAAAGAGGACGTGGTGCCCGAGCGCATGATGCAGGAGCTGGAGGCCGCTCAAACCCAGGGTCAGCACTTCGAGGCCGAAGACCACGTGGAGAAGTGGCCCATCAAAAAGCACGACCACGTCCTCATACCAGCCGGCACGGTGCATTGCTCCGGGGCCAACAGCGTGGTGCTGGAAATCAGCGCCACACCCTACATCTTCACCTTCAAGCTCTGGGACTGGAACCGCATGGGCCTCGACGGCAAGCCCCGACCCATTTCCCTGGAGCACGGCAAGCAGGTGATTCAGTGGGACCGGACCACGGAGTGGACCCGGAACAACATCATCAACCAGGTGCAGCCCGTGGCCGCCGGCGACGGGTGGCGCGAGGAGCGCACCGGCCTGGACGAGAATTCCTTCATTGAAACCCGCCGGCACTGGTTCACCAAAACGGTGCCTCACGACACTCAGGGCGTGGTGAACGTGCTGAACCTGGTGGAAGGCGCCGAGGCCATCGTGGAAAGCCCTACCCAGGCCTTCGCGCCCTTCGTGGTGCACTACGCCGAAACGTTTATCGTGCCCGCCGTGGTGGGGGCCTACTCCATCCGGCCCTACGGCGCCGGCCTGGGCCAGGAGTGCGCCACGTTGAAAGCCTCTGTCCGCACCCCGCTCCACTTCAATGCCAAGTATTCCATCCTCAACAACTAG
- a CDS encoding sugar porter family MFS transporter, whose product MEKTVNTWFVYRITMVAAVGGLLFGYDTAVIAGAIGFLQANYNLSPAMMGWIASCAIVGCMVGALFAGALSDRVGRKKVLMLSAVLFAVSSIGTAMPPNLMWFVAFRLVGGLGIGIASILAPMYITEIAPAAIRGRLVSINQLGIVTGILLIYFVNAGIAGLYDEAWNVSTGWRWMFGSGIIPSVVFMLLLFFVPESPRWLAKQGYVEEPLAILTKINGAEQALVELAQINSGLSEEAGAVGELFGPALRKPLTIGLVLAVLSQITGINAIMYYAPEIFKSTGDGSDSALLQTILVGTVNLLFTIVAIKYVDKWGRKGLLLVGSAGMAVCLLIIGGAFYLEMVRGYVVLVFILAYIAFFAVSLGPLAFVIIAEIFPTRTRGLAMSLCLAALWVSVYLVSQFFPILLQSIGSAYTFWTFMVLSALTFVFVWKAVPETKGRTLEEIEHSWADETAAVPVPTRVAQAQ is encoded by the coding sequence ATGGAAAAGACCGTAAATACCTGGTTTGTGTACCGCATTACAATGGTGGCTGCCGTAGGCGGTCTGCTCTTTGGGTACGATACCGCCGTCATAGCCGGAGCCATTGGCTTTCTGCAGGCCAACTACAACCTCTCTCCGGCCATGATGGGCTGGATAGCCTCCTGCGCTATTGTGGGCTGCATGGTGGGAGCCCTATTTGCGGGTGCGCTCAGCGACCGGGTGGGCCGCAAGAAAGTGCTGATGCTCTCGGCCGTGTTGTTTGCCGTTTCTTCCATCGGCACAGCCATGCCGCCGAACCTGATGTGGTTTGTGGCCTTCCGGCTGGTGGGCGGGCTGGGCATCGGCATTGCCTCCATCCTGGCGCCCATGTACATTACCGAAATTGCCCCGGCGGCCATCCGGGGGCGGCTGGTGTCCATTAATCAGCTCGGTATCGTCACTGGCATCCTGCTCATCTACTTCGTGAATGCCGGCATTGCCGGGCTCTACGACGAGGCCTGGAACGTGAGCACCGGCTGGCGCTGGATGTTCGGCTCGGGCATCATTCCGTCGGTGGTGTTTATGCTGCTGTTGTTTTTTGTGCCCGAAAGCCCCCGCTGGCTGGCCAAGCAGGGTTACGTGGAGGAGCCGTTGGCCATCCTGACCAAAATTAACGGCGCGGAGCAGGCCCTGGTAGAGCTGGCCCAGATTAACAGCGGGCTGTCGGAAGAGGCGGGCGCGGTGGGCGAGCTGTTTGGCCCGGCCCTGCGCAAGCCGCTGACGATTGGGCTGGTGCTGGCCGTGCTGTCGCAGATTACCGGCATCAACGCCATTATGTATTACGCCCCGGAGATATTCAAGTCCACCGGCGACGGGTCCGACTCGGCGCTGCTGCAAACCATCCTGGTAGGCACCGTGAACCTGCTCTTCACCATCGTGGCCATCAAGTACGTGGACAAATGGGGCCGCAAGGGGCTGCTCTTGGTAGGCTCGGCGGGCATGGCCGTGTGTCTGCTCATTATCGGCGGGGCTTTTTACCTGGAGATGGTCCGGGGTTATGTAGTGCTGGTATTTATCCTGGCCTACATTGCCTTTTTCGCGGTTTCGCTGGGGCCGCTGGCCTTTGTCATCATTGCCGAGATATTCCCTACCCGCACCCGGGGCCTAGCCATGTCGCTGTGCCTAGCGGCGCTGTGGGTGTCAGTGTACCTGGTTTCGCAGTTCTTCCCCATCCTGCTGCAGTCCATCGGCAGCGCCTACACTTTCTGGACGTTCATGGTGCTGTCGGCGCTGACGTTCGTCTTTGTGTGGAAGGCCGTGCCGGAAACCAAGGGCCGCACGCTGGAAGAAATTGAGCATTCCTGGGCGGACGAGACGGCTGCCGTGCCGGTGCCGACCCGGGTTGCGCAGGCGCAATAA
- a CDS encoding DUF4185 domain-containing protein, which produces MYRRSAQLSALVLLLAGTAACSSDKSDSQSKVQPQPANTDITTLKFTVEPAPEWTALFKRTSGWFGADGIFAIPKNGVDSPGSGKSTETMFIFSDTMIGDIKDGKLNPGQTMINNSVAVLKGGVPSTDNIKFYWDKDPNTGKHKSLFIPSTPNARPGEYYWLGDGFVNTAKNNDTYIFGYRVKNTEAKVFGFQEVGNALIIIPAGSVPPFKDQRQLDTPFFLPGSAPDDYGSLGAGIFVNTKEAGAPQPDGYVYVYGVRGKAKNVVLARVLPADVEDFSKWRYWDGTNWNPDLAKLANITDHASNELSVTPLPDGRYAMVFQTDGFGTTVGLRLALQPQGPFGPPIKVWDSTEDTKMDKDFFAYNAKVHANLSEPGELLISYNVNSFDFFKDILEQPNLYRPRFIRVKLQ; this is translated from the coding sequence ATGTATAGACGTAGTGCGCAACTGAGTGCCCTTGTTCTGCTGCTGGCCGGTACTGCCGCCTGCTCCTCCGATAAGAGCGACTCGCAGAGCAAGGTCCAGCCCCAGCCGGCCAACACTGATATCACTACCCTGAAGTTTACGGTGGAGCCCGCGCCGGAATGGACTGCCCTGTTCAAGCGGACCTCAGGTTGGTTCGGGGCTGACGGCATCTTTGCCATTCCCAAAAACGGCGTCGACTCGCCGGGCTCGGGCAAAAGCACCGAAACGATGTTCATCTTCAGCGACACGATGATTGGCGACATCAAGGACGGCAAGCTGAACCCGGGACAAACCATGATCAACAATTCGGTGGCCGTGCTGAAAGGCGGAGTGCCCTCCACCGACAACATCAAGTTCTACTGGGACAAGGACCCCAATACCGGCAAGCACAAATCCCTGTTTATTCCCAGCACGCCCAACGCCCGCCCGGGCGAGTACTACTGGCTGGGTGATGGTTTTGTAAACACCGCCAAAAACAACGACACCTATATTTTCGGCTACCGGGTGAAAAACACCGAAGCCAAAGTATTCGGCTTCCAGGAGGTAGGCAACGCCCTTATTATCATTCCCGCCGGCAGTGTGCCCCCCTTCAAAGACCAGCGCCAGTTGGATACGCCCTTCTTCCTGCCAGGCAGCGCCCCCGACGATTACGGCTCGTTGGGCGCGGGGATTTTTGTCAATACCAAGGAGGCCGGCGCCCCACAGCCCGACGGCTACGTGTACGTGTACGGTGTGCGGGGCAAAGCCAAGAATGTGGTGCTGGCCCGCGTGCTGCCGGCCGATGTGGAGGACTTCAGCAAATGGCGCTACTGGGACGGCACCAACTGGAACCCTGACCTGGCAAAGCTGGCCAACATCACCGACCATGCTTCCAATGAGCTAAGCGTGACGCCCCTGCCCGATGGGCGCTACGCCATGGTGTTCCAGACGGATGGATTCGGCACTACGGTGGGCCTGCGCCTTGCTCTCCAGCCCCAGGGCCCGTTCGGGCCGCCCATCAAAGTTTGGGACAGCACCGAGGATACCAAGATGGACAAGGACTTTTTCGCCTACAACGCCAAAGTGCACGCCAACCTCTCGGAGCCCGGGGAGCTGCTGATCAGCTACAACGTCAACTCCTTCGACTTCTTCAAGGATATTCTGGAGCAGCCTAACCTGTACCGCCCCCGCTTTATCCGGGTGAAGCTGCAGTAG
- a CDS encoding sialate O-acetylesterase: protein MVIQQAKPLALWGTAPAGDTVVLAADWRKAPVRVVADAAGQWRGSLPVPAARPRDFTPHTLTVRCKKEKTTLENVLIGEVWVCSGQSNMDMEMKPALPWLRGVVDYEREISAADYPAIRLINIENSFKKTPQSNAKGTWLICSPRTVGDFSGVAYFYGRELQQRLQIPIGLVVASVGGSACQAWTSREALAADPLLRARYLTPYEQSSQAAESLDSIKTLEKLFEVLARPTLLYNAMIHPLKNLSIRGFLWYQGEANKKDGADYTALCTAMLRGWRRDFNQGELPFYYVQLTPYNWEEKDSTATYYAHLREAQEAMLQVRNTGMAVTMDVGEADNIHPRNKQAVGLRLARLALARTYGQPKTLEVGPQLKKYTVKGSQVYVYFAPRSLGTGLTTTNQRAPRHFYLAGADHVFHPAVAKIVQEHLVLTSTRVPKPVAVRYAFTNYPITNLANQQGLPAVPFRTDAWDQ from the coding sequence ATGGTTATTCAACAGGCCAAACCTTTGGCTCTGTGGGGCACGGCCCCTGCCGGGGATACAGTGGTATTGGCCGCCGACTGGCGGAAAGCCCCAGTCCGGGTGGTGGCTGATGCGGCCGGGCAGTGGCGGGGCAGCTTGCCCGTGCCTGCCGCCAGGCCCCGGGACTTTACCCCGCACACGCTGACAGTGCGCTGCAAAAAGGAAAAGACTACCCTGGAAAACGTGCTGATTGGCGAAGTATGGGTGTGCAGCGGTCAGTCGAACATGGACATGGAGATGAAGCCCGCCCTTCCCTGGCTGCGCGGTGTGGTGGACTACGAGCGGGAAATTAGTGCGGCGGATTACCCGGCCATCCGGCTGATCAACATTGAGAACTCCTTCAAAAAAACGCCGCAGTCCAATGCCAAAGGTACTTGGCTGATTTGCTCACCCCGGACGGTGGGCGACTTCAGTGGCGTGGCCTATTTCTACGGGCGGGAGCTGCAGCAGCGGCTGCAAATACCCATTGGGCTGGTAGTTGCCTCGGTGGGGGGCTCAGCCTGCCAAGCCTGGACTAGCCGGGAGGCCCTCGCAGCCGATCCGCTGCTCAGGGCCCGCTACCTGACGCCCTACGAGCAGAGCTCCCAGGCCGCGGAAAGCCTGGATTCCATTAAGACCCTGGAAAAGCTGTTCGAGGTGCTGGCTCGGCCTACGTTACTCTACAACGCCATGATCCATCCTCTGAAAAACCTTTCTATCCGAGGGTTTTTATGGTACCAGGGTGAGGCCAATAAAAAGGATGGGGCCGATTACACCGCGCTGTGCACCGCCATGCTACGGGGCTGGCGCCGGGATTTCAACCAAGGGGAACTACCGTTCTACTACGTGCAGCTCACGCCCTACAACTGGGAGGAAAAGGACTCCACGGCTACCTACTACGCTCACTTGCGCGAAGCGCAGGAGGCAATGTTGCAGGTCCGCAATACCGGCATGGCTGTGACGATGGATGTGGGCGAAGCCGACAACATCCATCCCCGTAACAAGCAGGCCGTGGGCCTGCGCCTGGCCCGTCTCGCCCTGGCCCGCACCTATGGCCAACCCAAAACGCTTGAGGTAGGGCCCCAGCTGAAAAAGTACACCGTGAAGGGTAGCCAAGTCTACGTGTACTTCGCTCCCCGGAGCCTCGGCACCGGGCTCACCACAACCAACCAACGGGCGCCCCGGCATTTCTATCTGGCCGGCGCGGACCACGTCTTTCACCCTGCCGTAGCGAAAATTGTGCAGGAGCACTTGGTGCTGACCTCGACCCGGGTGCCGAAGCCGGTAGCTGTGCGCTACGCCTTCACCAATTACCCCATTACCAACCTGGCCAACCAACAGGGGCTACCGGCCGTGCCTTTCCGCACGGACGCATGGGACCAGTAA
- a CDS encoding DUF4185 domain-containing protein, producing the protein MLVLTLGGCGQQQTTSAAAAAGSPAALPTQQVRAVAEPQWDKMLLQNKGWLGADGIYSVALNGVEKSGEAGGKGTFLWFSDTIIGAIQDDSLQPDWEMVHNSVGYLQGNVPDPEKIKFHWRQDGKGKAASMFEPRTPKSQPGNYYWLGDGFFNHQKDSTIYIFAYLIKSLPGGVYPFEDIGVSLIALPKGSRPPFANQRQLDTPLFIPNSNGKGKVVFGVAVLANTVGAKAPKPDGYIYVYGVRGVNKELLVARVPDKAFEDFSQWRYWDGSTWGPDVHKAAALTSRVSNEMSVSFMEDGRVLASYQLDTNSPTIAIQTGQTPAGPFQPAKKMYETPEVYEDLDFYTYNAKAHPHLSKPGELLISYNVNSFDFIADIHKHPHHLRPRFISVKY; encoded by the coding sequence GTGCTGGTCCTAACTCTCGGCGGATGCGGCCAGCAGCAAACTACCTCTGCCGCCGCAGCAGCAGGTAGTCCGGCTGCCCTGCCCACCCAACAAGTACGGGCCGTAGCGGAACCGCAGTGGGACAAGATGCTGCTGCAGAACAAGGGCTGGCTGGGCGCGGATGGCATTTACAGCGTGGCGCTGAATGGCGTTGAAAAGTCCGGGGAGGCGGGGGGAAAAGGTACATTCCTCTGGTTTAGCGATACCATCATCGGGGCCATCCAGGATGACTCTCTGCAGCCTGACTGGGAGATGGTGCACAACTCTGTAGGCTACCTGCAAGGCAACGTGCCCGACCCGGAGAAAATCAAGTTCCACTGGCGCCAGGATGGCAAGGGCAAAGCTGCATCCATGTTTGAGCCCCGGACCCCTAAATCCCAGCCTGGCAACTACTACTGGCTGGGCGACGGGTTTTTCAACCACCAGAAGGATAGCACTATTTACATCTTTGCCTACCTGATTAAAAGTCTACCGGGGGGCGTGTATCCGTTTGAGGACATCGGCGTTTCCCTCATTGCCCTGCCCAAGGGCAGCCGACCGCCGTTTGCCAACCAGCGGCAGCTGGATACTCCGCTGTTTATTCCGAACAGCAACGGCAAGGGGAAAGTGGTGTTTGGCGTGGCCGTACTGGCTAATACAGTGGGCGCCAAAGCCCCCAAGCCCGACGGCTATATCTATGTGTATGGTGTGCGGGGCGTGAACAAAGAACTACTAGTGGCGCGCGTGCCGGACAAGGCGTTCGAAGACTTCAGCCAGTGGCGCTACTGGGACGGCAGCACCTGGGGCCCGGATGTACACAAGGCCGCCGCTCTAACCAGCCGGGTGTCCAACGAGATGAGCGTCAGCTTTATGGAGGACGGCCGGGTACTGGCATCCTACCAGCTCGATACCAACTCACCCACCATTGCTATCCAGACCGGTCAGACCCCAGCCGGGCCCTTCCAGCCAGCAAAAAAGATGTACGAGACGCCGGAAGTGTACGAGGACCTGGACTTTTACACCTATAACGCCAAAGCCCACCCGCACTTGTCCAAACCAGGGGAATTACTGATCAGCTACAACGTCAACTCTTTCGACTTCATTGCCGACATTCACAAGCACCCACACCACCTCCGCCCCCGGTTTATTTCAGTGAAGTATTAG
- a CDS encoding LytR/AlgR family response regulator transcription factor: MRVLLVDDSRLARAELRRLLAAFPDVEVVGEARHAEEARAQLAALRPDLLLLDIHMPGETGFELLASLEAAPPVVFTTAYDAHALRAFEVNALDYLLKPVQEARLAAALDKVRAQMPAESPDNRLQSPATAAPALLTGQDQVFVKDGERCWFVRLADVRLFEINGSYTQLYFDQHRPLIPRTLAQLEARLDPKEFFRANRQQIINLHFVAGVEPWFSHSLRLTLRGGAEVVEVSRQQSVRFRELLSL; this comes from the coding sequence ATGAGAGTGCTGCTCGTAGATGATTCGCGCCTAGCCCGCGCCGAGTTGCGCCGCCTGCTGGCCGCGTTTCCCGATGTGGAAGTGGTCGGCGAAGCCCGTCACGCGGAAGAGGCCCGCGCTCAGCTCGCTGCCCTCCGCCCCGATTTGCTGTTGCTCGACATTCACATGCCCGGGGAAACGGGGTTCGAGCTGTTGGCTTCGCTGGAGGCGGCGCCGCCGGTGGTGTTCACCACCGCCTACGACGCCCATGCCCTGCGCGCCTTTGAGGTCAATGCCCTTGATTATCTGCTCAAGCCGGTGCAGGAAGCGCGCCTGGCGGCCGCGCTCGACAAGGTGCGCGCCCAAATGCCGGCGGAAAGCCCGGATAACAGGCTCCAGTCCCCGGCTACAGCGGCTCCGGCCTTGCTGACCGGGCAAGACCAGGTATTTGTGAAAGACGGCGAGCGGTGTTGGTTTGTGCGCCTGGCCGATGTGCGACTCTTTGAAATCAACGGCAGCTACACCCAGCTCTATTTTGACCAGCACCGCCCGCTGATTCCGCGCACACTGGCCCAGCTCGAAGCCCGCCTTGACCCAAAAGAGTTTTTCCGGGCCAACCGCCAGCAGATCATCAATCTGCATTTCGTGGCCGGCGTCGAGCCCTGGTTCAGCCACAGCCTGCGCCTGACCCTGCGTGGCGGGGCCGAGGTCGTGGAAGTCTCGCGCCAGCAGTCGGTGCGGTTCCGCGAGCTGTTGAGCCTGTAG
- a CDS encoding sensor histidine kinase has product MSMLSAPKPSRNYWRTQVLAWTLYGIFNLVLYRAFVPPTSSTPRWVFDVMSVLIAATALGASHVLRQLIWRGQWLARPPLALLGRLLLANAVLAVGSVVMIGLVSKLALPLSVASRGPQGWAAQLGYCMNLAILLTLWAAAYVGWYYLHRSRRAEIEKWQLTAAVREAELNTLRAQLNPHFLFNGLNNIRALVSEDPERARQALAHLAELLRYVMQHSATPLVPLGQELDIVADYLALEALQLEDRLQYSLDVDPATRAVPLPPLTVQLLVENAIKHGVAGRPAGGSVALTAQLDADGWLCLTVRSPGRYYPAQAAESSGLGLRSLRERLAQAFGPAAAFALANDPAAADTVLATLRLPGSTRMAPELSSDFTILPLVR; this is encoded by the coding sequence ATGTCCATGCTTTCTGCTCCGAAGCCCAGCCGCAACTACTGGCGCACGCAGGTCCTGGCCTGGACGCTGTACGGTATTTTCAACCTGGTCCTGTACCGGGCGTTTGTGCCCCCAACCAGCAGCACGCCCCGGTGGGTATTCGACGTGATGAGCGTCCTGATTGCGGCCACGGCGCTGGGTGCCTCCCACGTGCTGCGCCAGCTGATCTGGCGGGGTCAGTGGCTGGCGCGGCCACCGCTGGCCCTGCTCGGCCGGCTGCTGCTGGCCAATGCGGTATTGGCCGTGGGCAGTGTGGTCATGATTGGGCTGGTTTCAAAGCTGGCACTGCCGCTTTCGGTAGCGAGCCGTGGACCGCAAGGTTGGGCCGCCCAACTGGGCTATTGCATGAACCTGGCCATTCTGCTCACGCTGTGGGCGGCAGCCTACGTGGGGTGGTACTACCTGCACCGCTCACGTCGGGCCGAAATCGAGAAGTGGCAGCTGACGGCCGCCGTGCGCGAGGCCGAGCTGAACACACTGCGCGCCCAGCTCAATCCGCATTTTCTCTTCAACGGGCTTAATAACATCCGCGCGCTGGTGAGCGAAGACCCCGAGCGCGCCCGCCAAGCCCTGGCCCACCTAGCGGAGCTATTGCGCTACGTTATGCAGCACAGCGCTACGCCCCTGGTGCCGCTGGGGCAGGAGCTGGATATTGTGGCCGACTACCTGGCCCTGGAAGCCTTGCAGCTGGAGGACCGGCTGCAGTATTCCCTCGACGTGGACCCGGCCACCCGGGCCGTGCCGCTGCCCCCGCTCACGGTGCAGCTGCTGGTGGAAAACGCCATCAAGCACGGGGTGGCCGGGCGGCCGGCAGGTGGCTCCGTGGCCCTTACCGCGCAACTCGACGCGGACGGCTGGCTATGCCTGACGGTGCGCAGTCCCGGACGCTACTACCCGGCCCAGGCCGCTGAAAGCAGCGGTCTGGGCTTGCGTAGCCTGCGGGAGCGGCTGGCCCAAGCATTTGGCCCGGCCGCGGCGTTTGCCTTGGCCAATGATCCCGCCGCGGCCGACACCGTACTGGCCACCTTACGCCTGCCCGGGTCCACGCGTATGGCGCCGGAACTGTCTTCCGACTTCACCATTCTACCCCTGGTCCGATGA
- a CDS encoding alpha/beta fold hydrolase: protein MRDQLLAYIKTQKLERPAIIGHSLGGFMGLWLSTTQPEAVGPLVILDSLPFLAAVQNPATTVETARPMAEGMRQQMKTGNMSVAQQRQLATGMVSDTAHQSLVARWGQASDPASVGQAMYEMYTTDLRAALGTVRQPALVLGSWAAYQPYGATLASTRAIFAAQYAQLPQHRIEMSPAGKHFLMYDDTAWFFQQTDAFLQAHYAGKK, encoded by the coding sequence GTGCGCGACCAACTGCTGGCTTACATCAAAACCCAAAAGCTGGAGCGGCCCGCCATTATCGGGCACAGTCTGGGCGGTTTTATGGGCCTGTGGCTGAGCACCACGCAGCCCGAGGCCGTGGGCCCACTCGTGATTCTGGATTCGCTGCCCTTCCTGGCGGCTGTTCAAAACCCGGCTACCACCGTGGAAACTGCCCGCCCCATGGCCGAGGGCATGCGTCAGCAAATGAAAACCGGCAACATGTCGGTGGCTCAGCAGCGACAACTAGCGACTGGCATGGTGTCGGACACCGCCCACCAAAGCCTGGTGGCCCGTTGGGGCCAGGCCTCAGACCCCGCCAGTGTGGGTCAGGCCATGTACGAGATGTACACGACTGATCTGCGCGCTGCCCTGGGCACCGTGCGGCAGCCCGCCTTAGTGCTCGGCAGCTGGGCTGCTTACCAGCCCTATGGGGCCACGCTGGCCTCGACGCGCGCCATCTTCGCGGCGCAGTACGCCCAGCTGCCCCAGCACCGCATCGAAATGTCGCCGGCCGGCAAGCACTTTTTGATGTACGACGACACGGCCTGGTTTTTCCAGCAGACCGACGCATTTTTGCAGGCCCACTATGCGGGAAAGAAATAA
- a CDS encoding alpha/beta fold hydrolase, whose translation MNYAALRRPFAALLLSAALAQPAVAATPPVVSPTPIMTDNPAAHPSFTVRVVGKGQPVLLIPGLTCPGAVWDETVARYQSRYQCHVISLAGFGGVAPAAGPVRQPAFCPPCATNCWLTSKPKSWSGPPLSGTVWAVLWACG comes from the coding sequence ATGAATTACGCTGCTCTTCGCCGTCCTTTTGCTGCCCTGCTGCTGAGTGCGGCCCTAGCGCAACCTGCCGTGGCCGCCACGCCCCCAGTTGTATCCCCTACCCCTATCATGACCGACAACCCCGCGGCCCACCCCAGCTTCACGGTGCGCGTGGTGGGCAAAGGGCAGCCCGTGCTCCTGATTCCCGGCCTGACCTGCCCCGGAGCCGTTTGGGACGAAACGGTGGCCCGCTACCAAAGCCGATATCAATGCCACGTGATCAGCCTGGCGGGTTTCGGGGGCGTGGCGCCGGCCGCTGGGCCAGTTCGACAGCCCGCTTTCTGCCCGCCGTGCGCGACCAACTGCTGGCTTACATCAAAACCCAAAAGCTGGAGCGGCCCGCCATTATCGGGCACAGTCTGGGCGGTTTTATGGGCCTGTGGCTGA
- a CDS encoding nucleotidyl transferase AbiEii/AbiGii toxin family protein has translation MNLYAATSLGIPEPRVTDDVDCIVEGAPWASFYQLEEELRALGFTNDMESGVICRWRFGQLVVDMMPTEGDILGFINPLYPEGFAHAIDYQLPDRTSIRFLAPVYFLATKLVALRDRGWEDLRLSQDLEDVVHLVDNRPQLAQEVAAADEGVRRYIQQQIREVLTHPDLLEALEWTLPAGSGYERKFEIERRLQHVAGLTSG, from the coding sequence GTGAACCTGTATGCGGCTACCTCTTTGGGTATCCCCGAGCCCCGGGTCACCGACGATGTCGACTGCATTGTGGAAGGGGCGCCTTGGGCTTCTTTTTATCAGCTAGAAGAAGAATTGCGGGCTCTAGGGTTTACCAACGATATGGAAAGTGGAGTAATCTGCCGCTGGCGCTTTGGGCAGCTGGTGGTTGATATGATGCCCACAGAAGGCGATATCTTAGGCTTCATCAATCCCTTGTATCCGGAGGGGTTTGCTCATGCGATTGATTACCAACTGCCAGACAGGACGAGCATCCGGTTCCTGGCACCGGTCTACTTTCTGGCCACGAAGCTAGTCGCCCTGCGCGACCGTGGCTGGGAAGATTTACGGCTGAGCCAAGATCTGGAAGACGTGGTGCATTTGGTGGACAACCGCCCGCAGCTGGCGCAGGAAGTAGCCGCTGCGGATGAAGGGGTGCGACGATATATCCAGCAGCAGATCCGGGAAGTGCTAACCCACCCGGATTTGCTGGAAGCGCTGGAATGGACGCTTCCGGCGGGTTCGGGCTATGAACGCAAGTTTGAAATTGAGCGGCGCCTACAACACGTAGCCGGACTGACCAGCGGGTAG